In Felis catus isolate Fca126 chromosome A3, F.catus_Fca126_mat1.0, whole genome shotgun sequence, a single genomic region encodes these proteins:
- the CENPA gene encoding histone H3-like centromeric protein A produces MGPRRRRRKPEVPKRRTASPTPSPPRRAPSLGASSRQRGPRRSRVLKEIRKLQKSTDLLLRKSPFGRLAREICVKFTRGVDFYWQAQALLALQEAAEAFLVHLFEDAYLLSLHAGRVTLFPKDVQLARRIRGIQEGLG; encoded by the exons ATGGGCCCGCGCCGCCGGAGACGTAAGCCCGAAGTCCCGAAGAGACGCACCGCGAGCCCGACCCCCAGCCCCCCCCGGCGGGCCCCCTCCTTAG GCGCTTCCTCCCGTCAGCGTGGTCCCCGGAGAAGTCGGGTTCTGAAGGAGATCCGAAAGCTTCAGAAAAGCACAGACCTGTTGTTAAGGAAGAGCCCCTTTGGCCGCCTG GCAAGAGAGATATGTGTTAAATTCACTCGTGGTGTGGACTTCTACTGGCAAGCCCAGGCCCTGTTGGCCCTACAAGAG GCTGCAGAAGCATTTCTGGTTCATCTCTTTGAGGACGCCTATCTTCTCTCCTTACATGCCGGCCGCGTTACTCTCTTCCCGAAGGATGTGCAGCTGGCCAGGAGGATCCGAGGCATTCAGGAAGGGCTTGGCTGA
- the SLC35F6 gene encoding solute carrier family 35 member F6: MAWTKYQLFLAGLMLVTGSINTLSAKWADNFVAPGCGGSKEHSFQHPFLQAVGMFLGEFSCLAAFYLLRCRAARHPEGSMDPQQPFNPLLFLPPALCDMTGTSIMYVALNMTSASSFQMLRGAVIIFTGLFSVAFLGRRLALSQWLGILATIAGLVVVGLADLLSKHDDQHKLSEVITGDLLIIMAQIIVSIQMVLEEKFVYRHNVHPLRAVGTEGLFGFVILSLLLVPMYYIPAGSFSGNPRGTLEDTLDAFCQVGRQPLIALALLGNISSIAFFNFAGISVTKELSATTRMVLDSLRTIVIWALSLALGWEAFHPLQILGFLILLMGTALYNGLHRPLLARLSRGRPPAEEGEHERLLGGSRTPINDAS, encoded by the exons ATGGCCTGGACCAAATACCAGCTGTTCCTGGCCGGGCTCATGCTCGTCACCGGCTCCATCAACACGCTCTCGGCCAA GTGGGCAGACAACTTCGTGGCCCCGGGCTGCGGAGGGAGCAAGGAACACAGCTTCCAGCATCCCTTCCTTCAG GCAGTGGGCATGTTCCTGGGAGAGTTCTCCTGCCTGGCTGCCTTCTACTTGCTCCGGTGCAGAGCTGCGAGGCACCCAGAGGGCAGCATGGATCCCCAGCAGCCCTTCAATCCCCTTCttttcctgcccccagccctctgcGACATGACGGGTACCAGCATCATGTATGTGG CCTTGAACATGACCAGTGCGTCCAGCTTCCAGATGCTGCGGGGAGCAGTGATTATATTCACAGGCCTGTTCTCGGTGGCCTTCCTGGGGCGGAGGCTGGCGCTGAGCCAGTGGCTGGGCATCCTTGCCACCATCGCGGGCCTGGTGGTCGTCGGCCTGGCTGACCTTCTGAGCAAGCATGATGATCAGCACAAGCTCAGCGAAGTGATCACAG GGGACCTGTTGATCATCATGGCCCAGATCATCGTCTCCATCCAGATGGTGCTAGAGGAGAAGTTCGTCTACAGGCACAATGTGCACCCACTGCGGGCAGTTGGCACTGAGG GCCTCTTCGGCTTCGTGATCCTCTCCCTGCTGCTGGTGCCCATGTACTACATCCCCGCCGGCTCCTTCAGCGGAAACCCGCGAGGGACGCTGGAGGACACGCTGGACGCCTTCTGCCAGGTGGGCCGACAACCGCTCATCGCCCTGGCGCTGCTGGGCAACATCAGCAGCATCGCCTTCTTCAACTTCGCGGGCATCAGCGTCACCAAAGAACTGAGCGCCACCACCCGCATGGTGCTGGACAGCCTGCGCACCATCGTCATCTGGGCCCTGAGCCTGGCGCTGGGCTGGGAGGCCTTCCACCCGCTGCAGATCCTGGGCTTCCTCATCCTCTTGATGGGCACCGCCCTCTACAACGGGCTGCACCGGCCGCTGCTGGCCCGCCTGTCCAGGGGCCGGCCCCCCGCAGAGGAGGGCGAGCACGAGAGACTGCTCGGCGGCTCTCGGACTCCCATCAACGATGCCAGCTGA